The Primulina tabacum isolate GXHZ01 chromosome 16, ASM2559414v2, whole genome shotgun sequence genome window below encodes:
- the LOC142529328 gene encoding zinc finger BED domain-containing protein RICESLEEPER 2-like gives MLESAISLKRAFDSYADIDLAYVNDLLKPPYDGIPSEYDWERASLLVKFLGHFYKLTLAISGSLYVTSNIIFHEISAVDMLLKQWLGSDDFELSEMSRKMKDKFDKYWGSIEKMNMMLYYAVILDPRHKLEFVEFSFDTMYDDIGKSAMMKEKVKSGMQEIFFDYKVTHGTPGSPVRSALGSTSFSKDSQPNNSMTSRAYLKDEFRKYKLGGKKEHVKSELEKYIGEDPEDYDENFDILQWWKVNSPRFPILSRLARDILAIPVSTVASESAFSTGGRVLDAFRSSLSPRIVQALVCTQDWLRLDSKPICVEEDLAEIEILEKDIFFVSLLFYIYS, from the coding sequence ATGTTAGAGTCTGCAATATCTTTGAAAAGAGCATTTGATTCATATGCCGATATAGATCTTGCCTACGTGAATGATCTCTTGAAACCACCGTATGATGGGATTCCATCGGAATATGATTGGGAAAGGGCTAGTTTGTTGGTCAAGTTTCTTGGACACTTTTACAAGCTCACTTTGGCAATTTCTGGCTCTCTATATGTCACTTCGAACATCATATTTCATGAAATAAGTGCTGTTGACATGCTTCTAAAACAGTGGTTAGGAAGCGATGATTTTGAACTAAGTGAAATGTCAAGAAAAATGAAAGATAAGTTTGACAAGTATTGGGGCTCGATTGAAAAAATGAACATGATGTTGTATTATGCAGTGATTCTTGATCCTCGTCACAAATTAGAGTTTGTTGAGTTTTCATTTGATACAATGTATGATGATATCGGAAAGAGCGCGATGATGAAGGAAAAAGTGAAGAGTGGAATGCAAGAAATTTTTTTCGATTATAAAGTGACACATGGAACTCCAGGAAGTCCGGTACGTTCTGCATTAGGTTCTACATCATTTTCAAAAGATTCTCAACCTAATAATTCAATGACTTCTCGAGCATACTTGAAAGATGAGTTTAGAAAATACAAACTTGGTGGGAAAAAAGAACATGTGAAGTCAGAATTGGAGAAATATATAGGTGAGGATCCTGAGGATTATGATGAAAATTTTGACATCCTTCAGTGGTGGAAAGTCAATTCTCCCAGATTTCCTATTCTTTCTCGATTGGCACGTGATATCTTAGCTATTCCTGTGTCCACTGTTGCTTCGGAATCAGCATTTAGTACAGGTGGTCGTGTTTTGGATGCTTTTAGAAGTTCACTGTCTCCTAGAATAGTTCAAGCTTTGGTATGTACCCAAGATTGGCTAAGGTTGGATTCTAAGCCTATATGCGTGGAGGAAGATTTAGCTGAAATCGAAATACTTGAGAAAGACATATTTTTTGTCTCTTTACTTTtctatatttattcttaa